TGATGCGGCTTTGGAGaagaaggatgatgatgagaaaagtGGTGGCACTGATGGGGACTTCTTTGATTGTAATATCTGTTTAGACCTGGCCAGGGATCCTGTTGTGACTTGCTGTGGTCATTTGTTCTGTTGGCCGTGCCTGTATCGATGGCTGCATCTGCACTCGGATGCCAAGGAGTGTCCGGTTTGTAAAGGAGAGGTGACTTTCAAGAATGTTACACCAATATATGGTCGTGGAAATAGTGTCCGCACTGCTGAGGACGATCCCACCCTGAAAGTCCCTCTGAGGCCCCCAGCCAGGCGTGTCGAGAGTCTGAGACAAACCATTCAGAGAACTGCATTTGCACTCCCTGTGGAAGAGATGATTCGTCGTCTTGGAAGCAGGATTGATCTCACTAGGGATTTACTTCACCCGCATGAACCAGACAATGCCCGTGAAACAGCAGAAAGAACTAGTTCATTGCTAAGTAGGTTTTTGACATCTCGAGGTATAAGGAGAGAGCAAAACATTGGGGCTCCTGCAGATGACGTAGTGGGTTTGTCGCATAATAATGTTAATGTTAATGTTAATGTTAATAATCATGAGGCTGGGGATAATCGCAgggcccaatcccttctacttAGAAGAACACAGTCACATAGGGCAACACTTTCTACCCTTTCATCAGCACTGAATTCTGCTGAAAGGCTAGTTGAGGCATATTTCCGTAGCCATCCATTAGGTAGAAACCAAGAGCAGCCTCCTCCAGTTGATGATAGAGATTCCTTTTCAAGCATCGGTGCTGTCATCAATTCAGAGAGTCAGGTGGACACTGCTGTAGAAATTGATTCCATGGTATCCTTGTCAACATCCTCTTCTAGGAGGAGAAATGATGCTTCAAGAGTGTCTGATGTGGATAGTGGAGACTCTCGCGCTCCAAGGCGCAGACGTTTGAACTGATAGAAGTTTTAGAGCAagttattactttttttatcaTGTAACACATATGATAATAATTTTCCAACACCTATGTAAGTGCTCCTTGCTTTGGTATGGCCATACATTTATGAAGTATTCACCTTTTACAAGTCGTGTGGCAGATGTAGAAATGATTTTCAAAGCTTTGGCCCTGTCACTTGCTATGTTTGAATGTCCTTAATCAATCTAGCCATAGTAGATTCTTGTCacttagaaattaaattttgccATAGAATAATCATGCTCCCGTAGCCTTTGTAAGTTATAACCCATGGGagcttatgtttttttttttttttgtctaagtGTACTTGAtcagataaaagatttttcttAGTTATACGACATTGATTTCCAAGTATCAGGCTTTGCTGCTATGTTTATTCAGAATCTACGTTTAGCTTCACCAGTGATGAATTTTGTGTGGGTAAATCATAGATATAATGCTTACTTTTATTCAAAGTGGATTTagaagttcaaaccttgtttCGAGGTGTCTAAGCGCCATGCTATATTCTTATTGCTCTTgacattctttttctttgtggCACTAAAAATTCAACTTACTTGCATTTAACTTTGAAAAACTTTGATTCCCTTTATTTTCAGAGTACTGTCTATCTAAAAATCTTAGTAGTGTAGCTTTTCTTGTACAGTGTGTTAGTCGAGTTGTTCACTGTTTTTGTATGCCATGTGGGTTTATTTACTTGTGTTCATCTTATACAGAACTATCTCATGGGGAATGGTCAACGGCAATTTAAAGCTTCTGTCCTTGTTGCCTTGTCAATAATGCAGGTTGTGCTAAAAGCAAAGTTGTTGTAGACAATTAATTTATACAGTGAAAAATTGTGGATATACTAGACCAGGCTAGTAGCTATTATTGTATGGTAGAATGTTAACGCTTTGTTTCATAATTATTATCCCTTGAAACCCATGGTAGATTTTCTTGTCTCGAATTACATTTGTTAGATGGGGTTGTAGCCATGGTTTTGTTTAGTCTCAGTGAGGGTTCTCTGATTTTATGTATGAAGCGCAGTATGCATATTCCTTCTAATAAGATATTCCTAGGTTCATATGAATTCCAGTTTAATGGTTCTGATTAGTGAGGACAAGGTACAACTCAGTAGTCACGAGTTTAATCGAAGTTTGTCACCATATGATCTGGAGtgtttgactttttgtttttttaagtaATTGTTGAAACAAAGTGGTTTCAAATGTCTATTATTTAGATAGACACCACCGATTGCAGCCACAATCTATCGGTATGTTAAGACAGGCCTTATCTCCACACTATATTTTATGTCCagaaaccttttcttttctttttttccttttttccctTCTTTACTTTTAGTTGGATAAATTTGTCCTTTTAGTcgtcatatatatatagtaagtATCATTTTTTCAATGCCAAAAAATCATAGTTCAAATAATATAGTTTCTCTATTTTCATCTAGAAGTATTGAGTTCGAGTCTCACtcctaattttgaaaaaaaaatcactttctCAATATTATCAAGGAGTAGAACTCATAAGGAAATGGGAATTGGATCTAGTTGACATCCTAAACCCCGTGAACCACAGTCCAGAGTCCGTCCCCCTATATGGGCCTGGGCCTGTGGCCGGTAACACCCATATAGTCTTGGATATCCATATGTGGGTAGGATTGGATCAATTGCATGGAAGCCCATTTTCACTTACTTTGCCCATATATGTGTGTTTGATGATTCCTGAACTTTTTCAAGCATAGGCCCACAATTTGGCTAACATAATTACCAAGGcctacaaaaatttaaaagccCGGGTTTTGTAGGAAAAACAAAATGACTGTATAAAATGCTAGTGAATGAAATTATGCAGTGATTAATATAAATTGCATCCCTAGATTAACTTAATGATGATAACGAGTCTCTAGGGTccaacattttattttaaacttttcaaCTACTATATAATTAGGAtaaagtatataatttttttctaaatctttgcaattttttaaaaataactttaattttgttcaattttgttaaatttcattcaattttgttcttaacgttttcattttattcaattttatctcAAACATTTTATACAGAATTAACGTCTAGGAGTAATtttgacacaaataaaaaatgttaagaacaaaattgaatgcaactaaatattaaaaatatttttaaaaaaattacaatcgttaaagaaaaaaaatatacattatcCATAAACTTATTTATTAATTGAAACAAAACTCAATGAAGTATGTGATGTGACAAAAGAGAGAGTTACATACTTTTAGAGTATTACACAAGAACATTCACTAATTACTCATTGTATTTATCATGTATTTACATAATGTATGGTTGTGGGAATGTTGATTTTGTGGGACTTAGTTGAATTGGGAAAGAGAGGCAAGTGGCAATGGGTCCTTTACTCTACTCATGAGAAGAAACCTTAGAGTTGAGGGTAGGGTACATGTATCTATTTACATTAATTACAACACTCTAGCTTCCCATTTTTAACTGTGTAAACCTCATCATCTAGACCAGTCAAAAagatttgtaaattaaaaaaatatggagCCCACTCTATGAGGCATACATTGCTATTGCTTTTCCTGTTACTATACAAATTTGCTTCTCTCATTTAATTAAATCACTATTTTCTTCTGATTGTTATAATTTGACTGTGACAATTCCCACATAACACTTCCAAAAAAATGTAGAACACCTAGGTCTCGCTTTGTTTGACCCACTAGCCCAATATTTGCATTATGCTATGCAGGACCATTcaagtcatcatcatcttttcaaattaattacaataatatagttcttatttaatgataatcTCATAATTCACACGTCACATCCTTAATGGTTAAGGACTTTAATTTAGGTTATATCAATAGGAATTTAAACTTGCATGGATTTATTTATAAggtgaaaatatatatattgtgatGCAAAGAAGTATGGAAGTgtgagtgaagaagaagggaagagtGGAAACAAAATGATTGAACACACGGGTGAGTGTGTCCGAAGACATCTCATTTGGTTTTCTAATTGTCTCTGGTCAACAACTCATCCCTCATCACTCTCATCATTAACATCATCCTTCTTTTTATGCCTTCTTCTATCATCAAATAAAGTCAATTTATTCCCCCCCTCTCCCATCATTTATTTCTTGGATACACTTTCACATTATTGTCTATCATTATTATCTTATAATAATCATCATtgctattattataattatacaataatcatcatcatgcCCCAACTTAATTCCCCATATTGATAACGACTATATAtactatattattttattttatttcattttacatatatatgaaTTCCGTTAATCGTTACCCttttaaaaagtttatatatattcactttttaaaaatataatgatttaaaaaaaaaaaactccttAGTCATCATTGTTGGATCAAAACCTATTATAAGTAGATAGACCGAAAGCTATAATTATTAGTAACTAAGGAGTGGTTTtgttttttagttaatattcaGAACTATATCTATAACATAAGGAACTATCAATGATCTCCAACGTAACATTAGAATTCTAAGATTAACACTAATCAAGTCCCttaaattgatgaattgatGGTGAGTAAAATTGAGAAATTATGAATAAACTGATGAAATAAAGATCATAAATGTGGATTGGTAGAAGAGAATTAGGAATAAATATCAATATGTTATTGAGTATCAAAATTGTGAAACAAGCTaaaagagagaaaatcaaaCTTTGATATTCATTTCACTTATTAATTACTTGTTATAATTAATCCTATATTTATACTAGTTCTCTAGTAAAACTTAATTTGATCTACTAATTTTACTACACCAAGATTTTTCACTTATTACTCATTAATTATATCTAGTTATCTAGGCACACATACACAGAGAGTTATTAGGTTTCAAAACAGTAGTGACACCCTTGGTAAGTTTGAAGAGTTGATAGATTGAAACTTGAATAACATAACCTACTACATATACTATATGCAATTTAAAGGGTGGCACCACATTATTGAAAGATGCTAAATTTTTGGAATAGTACTGGCCACACCAATAATATTTGTTTGGGAAATTTCAACAAAGGGACACAAGAACAATCGATTAATATCAACCACCCCTTTGTCCTTATACTCAACGATGCAATCATTATTAGCTATCAACTACAGTTAATTTCCTTTAGGAGATTCCAATGTACTGTTCGCAAAACTTATGAAGATATTATGCANNNNNNNNNNNNNNNNNNNNNNNNNNNNNNNNNNNNNNNNNNNNNNNNNNNNNTGTTCCTCTATTTATCAActtgaattttttgaataagtAATTTCAAAACTGTTAcgatgggtaaccggagattaataggCTGGACTCGTTAGGCTGGCCTAATCGTCTGAAAGAGGAAGACATGTTTGCGTCAGGAGCCTCCGTCTAACTTAtatggtacctgcaaagacactctgatacttaagttagtaagAGTTTAAGCAAGTTTAGAGAGTATTGGAACTTTAAGATATCTGAGGGGTGTcaatgtatttatagtggtgaaccaataaccacgtatttatagtggtgaaccaataaccaccgttcgaatagttccaccttttaaggaGGATAACCGTCTCTTTATCTTAGAGAAGTTAAGATATGACTTCTGAAAGTGAGTTGAGATATGGCTCTTGTAAGTTgagataatttaaattttaagttaaaaaattttgtatgaGAAAACATGTATGAGATATATATTTGTTCATGCATCTCTATTGATCAACTTAAATTTTTGAGATACATGATTTTATGACACATGTTAAAATCACCACCGCATGCTTAtgcaaaattctttttttttcttttaaaatactatattaggattaaaatatcttttgaaaaatactaaaaaatcttaaattttaaatatggtCTGAATAGGAATAGTGTCAAATATCATTTAAGTGAAGCATagagttttttttaatatttttttttaacgaATGATAACATTTAACATTAACCCTCATGCTTAGATGAGAGTGGGAAAACAATCATTTTAGTAACAGTCAAACAACAAAGAATATGATGAATTTGACTATATCATTCTAtcccattttctctttttaatcacgacttattattattacttcAAAATCTCAATCACAATGTTGAAGTGCCTTATAATTTGTCTGTGATTGAAGGAGTGTGTAATAATGGGCCACCAATAACTAATTATATATCGTAATGcaataataatacttttataatAAGCTCTAAGAATCCAAAAACCAAAACTAAAGATTTCAAAAAGGGATTAAAGTGGAATAATCTCCATGATtatcatcaaaataaaaattgtgaTTCCAAGTGCAAATATTTTAGGGTGAGTTGTCCCATACTTTGCCAGCATCGCACAGCATCCCAGGTTgacgaagatgaagatgaagatgaagattaTGATTGTGATTGTGATGATTATATCATTGTGATGATTAATAATGAAATAGTACTATAGTATAAAAAAGGAGCATGAGAAATGTCCCATAATGATGTCTGACGAGGGGAACAAAGACCCTTCTATGTGCAAGATTGCATGCCGACTTGTCCCttgtaaattattataatatttcatTTCTTGGTAATCACACATTTCTTTAATTAACGTAATCTAATTAAACTAATAAGCATGTGTTTAGGTAGCATGAAATCATGCAAGTAAGGCCGAACCATGCCCTCATCATTATCTATCAATATTCTTTTTCTTACTTAGTTTTCGACAAATATCTGTCTTAGCGGCTTCTTCAGATTGATTTGGCAAGTTAGATTTTTCTAACGATCTTGTTAATGGTAATTGTTAAAAGACTCAAAagttataaatttcaaaatttttaatatattcaataACTCAATGACTTATGTACGTATATTAGAgacataattatttatgttatttcattttgtaagcttaaatttttgagaaaaataatatcACAGTATAGTATTAAAATTGTATGTtctaaatatctaaaatttgatttttgataaactaaaaaaaagatagcataagactaataaaaaaaatttatgtaaaaaatcaaacaaattcaaaaaaatttcttacTTGAGAGAATATATTAGAGatatatcaatatttaaaaaattgaaaaataaaagttgtATCGTGAAATAATTAGGCTGtagttaaattatatttaaaaaaatagaataagaaataaaaagacAGAGATgcatatattttgtttttaattaagaagtacaaaaaataaataaatatgaaaaaaattaaagaatatatttttattctatttttataactaaacaaatttgttctttttatttatatattgagtttaattttgatatactaatattacaaaatagatattatataattaaatacacgtaaaaaattatttatacgataataatatatatcaaaattaaattcttatatattttttccttaTAAATAATACCCATGAGTTCTCGTTCTCTAAGTCGCTGGTATTAGAACGAGGAAAGCTAGCTAATatcattatttttgaaataaatatccaaattaatttttaaaaaatttttaatttgatatatattatgattcctagtaaatttttattctcaatATGTTCTTGAGAATTAGTTCCATTGAACAAAATAACTAATTTGATGTATCTatcattattatattaataaaaataactaacttttaaacttaatattttaaaaaatataacagttgtatatattaattgttcATATAGTATTTGCGATTAAAAAATAGGATAATATTATGgtgtattataattttaataaaaaataaaaataatttttttataccatAAAAAAAACCGAAGAAATTAAAGTAGGAGGAGTCCCAGTCTTACAAGAAATGTGGCATAAAAATATTCCCCTATATCCCTAACAAAAAAGAATATGTTGGGTTTGCAATCAATCTTTCTGCAGCAGTTGTTTTGATCATCTACATGATTGTCATTCTATCATACATGATTACCACTTGTCCCCCCCATCACCCTCTCTGCCACTTTTGGAAAAATATTTCTATGCTTTACCAAACGTATTTAATACCTAtcctaaaattatttataaacacATTTTCATCTCTAAAATTTGGAAAAATTGCAGAATAAGAACTACTCTCGACAAATAAATTGTTTTTTTAGTCACATTTTTAATATAcatctaataaataaataaatgtgtaatacattttattataaaagaattAGATCttcaaaaaattatgataaaacaaattatttcttcttcaaaaacttatcaacaataaaaatttattataaaataaaatgttcaGTGAGAAgaacatttttgaaaataattttattttttactcaaAATGATAGAAGACAGGAGAGAATATTGGGTTACGTACAAACAAAGTGATAATAGAAAACTTGGCAAATGGCAAATATAGAATAAACTCTTTGAAGTTGTATTGCTAGTTTCAAAATTCTTATGATTAATTAAAGAGGTGAAATTTCTGTTaattataagaagaaaaaaaagaaaagaaaagaaatgagtGATCACATGGTAGTAATGGTAGTAGTACATtagaaataaatcaaataataataataataataataataataataatgagaaggtagatagatagatagatagatatagATCCAAAGACAATATACGATCCAACGTACAAATGATTGCTGTTGTGTAGATTGTCTCCTTTGGACTCTGCACTCCGTCCCTATCATCACTGCCCCTCACACCTCACCTTATagtatatttttcaattaaatgtATATATATGGTACGGTACTACATTTATACATATTTCCtattgtaaataataataatgataataatggaGTAGTGATGTATAATCAAAACATTCATGAATGCAACATGATCGATCTGCTTCTCATCATCGTATGAATTCACACACACACTGCAGGTGCAGATGTAATGAGTAATGATGGTAAGCTGTGCTGTGCTGTGCGGTGCAGTGGAGTGCAGTGCAGTACAGTGCAGTGAAGTGTGCTCTTCCATAAGCAGCACAAGCAGACAGCACAAGCACCTTCCTTCCTTACTTGGGTAACTCTTCTCAATtcaacaattaaattaaaaaaagaaaaagggttgCATTGAATTGAATACAAGAGTGGAAAGGGGCAACACCATATTCCTCACTCTGAACCAACCTCATCATTACTCACTCACGTGATTTCCCTATCCCTACCTATCCTATGCTCTTCTATTAAATTACCACTGCTAACCAATAAATgcctcttttttatttctatttcattcCTTTCCCCCCCACTTCCCTATTTACCATCATATACCATACCTATTCACTAGTGGATGCTACTAtcaagattttttaattttttttttatttttattattagataataaattataaagtttgattttaatattataaaaatattattttttttaaatatgactaaataaatatatacacttttaacataaaaatttttataaaaatatttttagtatcttTATTTGAGTAGGtgtttatacatatattttcataatgtgtttagtttagtttttataaattgaagttgaatttaatttgattatattaaaatttagtttgttttaatgtaatttatgtttgcatattttaatttaaaattaatcgtaattaataaaatattatttgaataataattaccaaaatcaattttaggtataaaatgaccaaaaaataaaaattagattaaattttaatattattttttaaaaattcagttTACATTTGATTTTTATACATTGGTCAGAATAAAAAAGGTTAcataaataactaatttgtATTGTCgcataaaaaaactaatttttaaatttattattaaaaaataatgtaaatacataaatctattatataattatatattttatattattggtatattaaaattaaattaaaaattaacataaatttttgaaataacttATATCATAACAAACatattttaactataaaaaCTGAAAAGATAGGATTGGCATTTAAAAGGTTCCGATTTACAGAAAACCTTGAGTTAAATCGTACAGTttttttaaccataaattttttaatgatgaagCATATCTGCTGTACTATTTTTGTTGCCAGTATTAGTATTAATATTACATTGACATTTAAATTTGAAGTgagaattataattataatggGCACAAGTACAAGACTGGAAAAAGCGTCAACGTTAATAGCCTGTAAGAAAGCAAAGTTCTTCATGTATATACAAGGAGATGGAGCTAAAATTGGTTGGACCATCAATGAACAGTGACAAATCCGCATGCATCTTTatcctaaaaaaaataagacaaaCAAATTTGTCAAAACACCTTCCATCATCCAGGttcctatttattattttttatctgctTTCTCttctgaaaaaaaatacaaatttccTATTTGTTTATTCAATGATCCATTAAGTAACTgataaaattatgaaagaataagaaaaaaaataaatttttattgattgttgattaattaaattatattataaattatgaaagtaaaactaaatatatataaagtattagtttaaaaataaataaagataagataagaataatcaaagataagataaaataataaaaactaaaattgtaattgaatttatatattctGTTGAAGTGAATTTATTGATTATgacattttttattgttgtcatggaCTAAGATAAAAGAGtagtttaataataataataactatgaTTTGGTCATGAATT
This portion of the Arachis duranensis cultivar V14167 chromosome 6, aradu.V14167.gnm2.J7QH, whole genome shotgun sequence genome encodes:
- the LOC107492883 gene encoding uncharacterized protein LOC107492883, encoding MAEETSDAMNLDLNLGPGPDPTISTDGLNLDDWIEEPLQRISEAVRLRGRQRWRWRHIPIPPPEVPLHLPPEAPRQFHIPPEARNISMELNQFLVNSGQGGALQAGEGSVAAEERTEVAPKACENNNGVMDDAALEKKDDDEKSGGTDGDFFDCNICLDLARDPVVTCCGHLFCWPCLYRWLHLHSDAKECPVCKGEVTFKNVTPIYGRGNSVRTAEDDPTLKVPLRPPARRVESLRQTIQRTAFALPVEEMIRRLGSRIDLTRDLLHPHEPDNARETAERTSSLLSRFLTSRGIRREQNIGAPADDVVGLSHNNVNVNVNVNNHEAGDNRRAQSLLLRRTQSHRATLSTLSSALNSAERLVEAYFRSHPLGRNQEQPPPVDDRDSFSSIGAVINSESQVDTAVEIDSMVSLSTSSSRRRNDASRVSDVDSGDSRAPRRRRLN